The sequence CTCTTTAGCCATATCAACCAGCCCTGCCTTTGTGTATCCGTTTAACATAACATTCCAAGAAACCACATTCTTTTCTTTCATCGTATCAAAAATCATCCTTGCATCAGCAAGACGCGAGCTCGTGCAGTACAAGTGAACCAAGTTCGTCGATATGAGAACAACAAACACATCGAGACCAAGTTTCAACACGAAACCGTGCAAAAATCTCCCTCTTTGTCGGAGCCCATCAACACGTGCGTAAGCCGCAATGACACTAGCCATAGTCACTTCGTTAGGGACCAATCCTAACAGCCTCATTTCGTTAAAAAATTCAACTGCATCTTCATAAAACTCATTTTGAGCCAACCCCATGATCACAGTCGTGTAAGACACACAGTTTCTAGCAGGCATTCTCACAAACAGCTCACGCGCATCATTCAAATGTCCATATTTCACGTACCCACCGATCATTATGTTACATGATACCAAATCCAACTTCAGTGACGTGTCGAAGATCGATTTGGCACACGAAATCAGCCCGCATTTCGAGTACATGCTCATCAAACTATTTTGTATGAATAAGTTGGAGTTCCGCCCAGATTTCATTATAAGGCAATGGAGCTGCTGGCCATGAGAGATTAACGAAGGGGATGCTGAGATAGTTTTTAGTGCAGAAACCAACGAAAATTCGAAGGACTCGTGTTTCATGTTGCTGTTTCTCAAAAGGGTCTGGAGGATTGGAGCGGAAATCGTGCAGAGGCATCTCGAATTGATGCGCAGGGATAAGATTTTTGGTCTGAATGCAAAGTTCATTAGATGGTTTCATCAGAGAATGAAGCCCGTAATATTTTCTGGTCAATATAGTTTCTGCGAAAGGTTGGTTGCGACCCGGGGACCGTGTCATGCTTTAGAGCTGTCGAAATGGGTTAGATCATCGTCTATGACTCCATGCTATAAAATAAGTGGATAGGTTGATAATTTCTTGACAGATAGCCCATTCTAACACTAATAATAGTTGTAAAAtatccaacataaaattaatggTAATTATTTCATATTTGTATGAACTCTTTTTGGTTCAACAAGAAAACAAATCATGCATTGAGGAATTAAATGTCTGTATATATTTGAATAGTAAAATGTATATATTGGAATGCCTAAAATTGTGATGAAATTTTGGTTTTCACACAAGTAAGGATTAATTAAGATTTATAAATATAGCTAAATATTTCAAACACGTTAAAAGTATTTTTAGAATTGTACACCTTTAAGCTGATTATTGAAACATGTGATAAATGTATGTTAGGTCTTATCAAATGACGTGATAAAAATTTCATGGTCTCATCAAATAACGGTAAGTGAGATCCTACCTAAACAAATACTGCCTTAACATACATTTAATAGTTgacatttatcaataaatgtgggatcaattattttttagtgaaccccgcatgtattgataaatgatCACCCTTAGATCTATCATAAAAGTAGTGAAAAATGATCCTCAAATAACATCCAAAATGCGTTGCTTAAAATCATGTTTGCAAAAACTTATTTTAAGTGTTTCCAAGCTTCTAGTCAGTCACATGTTTGGAAATTCTATGCAAAAGCTAAAATGTATTTAAAATAAACTCTTGCAAACACTATCTAAGTAATATAACATAGTTACTCTAAAATGACCAAAAGTCTAATATCATATTCAGGTTCAAATGACGTGTGAAATGCGAATAGAAATGTTCAAATAGAATGTAGAAAGAATAAGATACAATGATCAAGTGAAATGTCGTTGGCACTGAATATTATATCACATGCTATGTATTAAGCATGCAGTTCATATACATTAACCAAATACTTGTTATTATTTGTTTCATATAAAAACAACTCACTATCACAACCAAAGAAACGTGGAAAATTTAATAACACATTTCATGAAAAATCGATGGTGCGCAGAATCAATGTTAGCAAAGCTGTGGGGTGAAATATTCTCCTAAAAGGTACAAGGTATGTACCCAAATCACACTAAAACACATTTCATACTGAAAATCTTGGTAATATTTGTGCCATAACATGTGGACTGTGTGTCTGTGTTCCCAATCCTTAAGCATGAAGATCAGCATGTACCAGCAAGATATCAATAAGCATTAGCTATGTATGCTActgaagggaaaaaaaaaataaaattgggatttctgttgaactaatttcttttatttattcccACTTAGTTCGGTATAGAGAAGATATGAGTTCCCCACAAAGATGTGGATAAATGCAAGAGTCATGGTGCTGCAATATTGAAAGAAAATTGTTCCCAACAATGCAGTCTTTCTGAATGAATACGAAACAAGTGACTACAGAAGGAACTGTTGATGAGACCCAAGGGAATGCCCACCACAGTCAGCGACGATCTCCGCCACCAGTAAGAACCAGACTTCTGAAATACGACATTAGATAACAGGGGTTAAAAATAACACAGCAGGGGAAAACGAAATTTGAAATAATTGAGAAGGTAGGAAAATCAAATATGAGTGGCAAACAACAAACTATGCACATTTATGGAGAAAACAAATGATAGAACAGAGCCGCATATAAGCACATAAAAAATAACTGAGGAGAATATGCTAGCATGAATCTACAGTTAAAACATTAAAGAAAGCAACAGATAACGAGTAAACGAGTGCCTTTAGCTTCCACCCACCAAATGAAATTGAGGAAGATTCCTTTGAGATACTTCGAATATATTCAGGTTCAAGCAAAGGCATTAGGTGGGCAACTATGCATAAACCTAGTAGAAGAAGGAAATGCAAATCGAATGGAACGAATTTATCTGACAAATATAAAGTTTCTTTCATTTAACATTAGATACCCGTCCTACATAAGTAGAATAAGAAGAGTGTCACGTCCTGAGTCCAGGATATGATGTAATACTGTTCCCAAATTCACAATGAACAAAAATACAAAACTTTGTATCATAGCAATGAAATAACCATAAATTTATAAATGACAACACAATGAAAGCATATCAAACATCAGAAACAGAAAATAGACCAACAGATGTAAACCTCATAATGACAGAATATTTCAATTTCCAGAGACTTAAATCCACACTCCAACATAAGCTTGCAACTATACCCATTATCATTTAAAGACACTATCAAACTCCAACACGTAGTCTAAGGAGCAATCCAACATAAAAATCTCACACAAAACAACATACAGAACAAGAaactaaaaagaaaataatcagGCTTCTCTAAAACAAGAAATTAAGCAGAGAATCCTCAGGCTTCTCTGAAATAAGAATGAATTAGATAATGCCTTTGACATCAAATTACTAAAATGTAACATTAACATAATCTTCATCCACCAATCATGTTGATACATTATTTTTAACAGATAGACTAGTTTAATATACTATATATTAGAAATCTCATTTCCCCCAAAAGTCAAATTCAACCTTGTGGCAAACTAAATCACTGAAGAATGCTCCATAAATTAATCGCCACCTACTTCCATGCAGCAGATGTTACACAATAGGAATGGACTCCATTAatcaaaataacaatcctaTTGTAGCatgaaaaaacaaaatcaaaatgagCGAGTTGATCAAGATATGCACCAGTGCAGAACAGCCTAGGCCTCTAGATAGCTGTTGCAGGTTGTTTTCTCCACTTAACAAAACTTCGGTAGCAGTCTAAAGTTTAACACACTCAAATTATATTACATAATGCAAAAATGCAACTGCTGTGTCATTCTCATATTTTCCTCTCCAAAAACAACGGCCTTCAAGCATCTTGTACCAATTCCCTATCTCTAACTCCCAACAGGAGACAATCTGCTGAGAGGAACAAAAATTCCCTATCCTTATCATAGTTACAACAGAACAGACATCACTTTAGCATGAATAACTGTACCATTGCTAAACCTGTGAAGTCAAAGGGCATGACACAAAGGACAAAGATCATCTACATATCTGGGTATTTTTTTATCACATTGACTTTACTACACAAATTTACTAGACTCCATGTAATTCACAAGGCTTATCAGCCAAGACACTGACAAATAAACGAAATTCTATCAATAACCAACATCCTTGTACCAAAACCAATCATATCCTAACATGTTGATAAAAACATTCGATGGAAATACACGATTTCTCATTTGAGTTGCATTATCGTATCACAATCAAACAATGCCACGGTCAAGTGAAAATTAATTCATTCCCATTCCAATAAAAAGAATCAGCACAAGAAAGACTCCACTCACTTCTTGTGTCGCCGCCCACGCTTAGGACCCCATCCCTCGAGTTTAGCAACCGGGCACCCACATTTTGCTCGAAAAAACAGCACAGCTCGCCCGTTAGGCGGGGCCATCTTCCTCAATTCAGCACGCAAACACTCGTAATCAGGGTTGTCCTCGGTGCCCCCTTTCCAGGGCAATTCATTAACATCTTTAACTGCTTTATTCCCGCTTCCCATCCGCAACAAGTCCTCGCCTTGCAGCTGCAAATCAAACTCCATCGCCTTTTTCAACCCTTTACAGCCAATCTTACCACACTTTCTTGATCTGTGCCCGCAACAGATCTCAAAGAAAACAACAAAAACTACAAAAGACAGCAGAAACAACGCGAAAAAGACTAATTGGGATTGCGGGTTGGAGGTTAGATGGTAACGGAAGTGTGAAATTATAGTGGGCAAGGGAGGGAGGATAAGTGACAGTGATTGGAAAATATAAGAAAAATAGGATATGATTAGAAAAGCGCCGGAGAAAATCACGAGAATGAAGATGAGGATGTCGAGGGTGGCGGAGGGGGAGTGTCTGCAGAGGGAAGGGCAGTTGGGTGAATTGAGGTGGTGTGGTTGCGGCTGAGGATTGGGGGAGCTGGGTTTCTTGAGGGAGGAGGAAGGAGGCATAATGGCGGAGTTGAGGAGGTGATGGCGCATGTTAGTGAAAAACAGGTCCAGTGGCGGCGGAAATGGGCACGCAGGCGGGGGGCTCTTCCCTTTTTCAGGTGAAGCGAGGGGAGGTGCGCATGTTAGCAGCCCATTGGGGGTGCGCAGGTTAAAAGTGGCTGCACTCGGCCGTATATCTTATACATCCATTCGTCTTTATTACATGGCTCGTGCCATTTAAATACACGATATTttgtttgatttaatttttacagtGTCCCTTCGATTCAAATATTCAATTCTGTTACgttttcaaatttcatattttaattaatagtaATAATAGTATGGTAGAGGTATTCATCattcattatttttgtttcGGGTGTCGATTAAATTACATTGGGTGTGAGGGAAGTTTAATTAatgtgatatatataatttgattttgattcatataatttatataatattattttatagttaaaTATGGATTCTTTTATTGAAAGGATTTTAGATTATCACATCACTCCtaataaaaattatgaaaaattattcaCTTGAAAATCATACAAAAAATCatgattaaataattattttggtTGTAAAATCACACGTCACATGTAAAAACACAATTCTAAAAGGGAGCGTGTCTAGGAACCTATCACTAAGTGATTGTCCACCACCCTCATTTTTAGACAATCGATGCTTCTGGGTGTTGTGTCTTTAATCAGCAACCTAATCGCCGCTTTGGCGGCTCAAAATCCGCTAGGTGGCCACTTggattaatataatatatttttttaattttaaaattttaaagaagATTATTTGACAGATTTTCAAACCAATTTTTATCATATTCAGATagacaaaaactcctatgagatgGTCTCAATGGTCATTTTTTTTAGACGAATCTCTTATATGGgctatccattaaaaagtattatattttatgccaaaaatattacttattattataaatatggataggattgacccgtctcacaggagtgttactcgTGAAGATAAAGAATATGCAATGAATTTTGAGTTTAGATTCGATgaagaaatattaaaataatcaagaagaattatatatttatattcaaaaaaatCGTGTAGGGTAAATTAGATATTTATTAGTCTAAAATCCATATAGGTGAATAAGATATCtatgctaaaaaaaaaaaggatctAGACGGCAGCCTAAAATTTCAAGTGTTAAACAATGAGTGATCGTCTATCTATCGCCTATCGATTTTTAGTAAAACACCGGTTTACTTAAACACGCATGAACATCTTACGGACGGaacatataattttattttataaacaaTGTAATTACCAAACACCTCACGATCACCAGTGGTATGATATGAAGCTcccgaatccataacccaagaatcaaccgggctttccatggatagtactaaggcatcatgtacatcctcagtaacagcatttgcattattcttgggtgatccgcagtcctttttcatgtggccagtttcaccacagctccagcacttcaatttcttttcaaaggtatttttgtcttttccatTCCTTGACTTGGATCTGCCACGCCATCGGTTAGAATTCTTTTCAGCACTTCTGCCCCTACTTTTGTTTTCGAGATTTAGGGCAGATCTCGATGATGTTGCTTCTCCCGAATCCCTCCtgcgaacttcttcaccaaggaTTCGATCTCTGACATCGTTGAATTGTAATTTTCCCTTTCCAGCAGAATTTctaaccgctgcccgcatcggctcccaaacatttggtaaagacgccaaaagaataagtgcacGAATTTCATCATCAAACTTGATATCAACCGATGTTAGCTGGGAACacaatcgtgttgaattcattgatgtgtgTCGCCACCGAAGCACCTACCTAcatcttcaagttgaataattttttcatgaggaacactttattatttgcagatggcttctcgtacatgtccgacaaaatggacatcatctcctctgTGGTTTTTGTCTCAGCCACGTTGTGGgccacgttctttgttaggatcaatcgtattacccctaacacttgtcggtcaagaagctcccactcatcatcctccatcttttTTGGCTTCACCTCagatagaggttgatgtagcttcttgctatacagataatctttaatctgtaaccgCCAAAACGTGAAATCTGTATcgtcgaacttattgattccaGGTCCCGATCCGTCATTTCCGACCATCGCTTCTactgccttaataaaatttcaaaaaatcttttctgatgtggaagatcagacaaagctgcaaccacagagtaTACTCagatttttaagaaatttttcaccaaaGCTCCCGAACACCGtaacagctctgataccagttgttatggattatgccgaagtgatcatgacgataataataattgcggaataaaacaatcaataagaacaccaagatttacgtggttcacccaatataggctacgtccacggagctgctgtaatatttataaccgaagaaatattacaagtgtatacaaaacactatatgtCACCACACccaaaccccgagtattaccgagaaataattctctaactcacaAGAGATCTCCGAAAAaaacactcttttttttttctctctttattttcttttctctttgttaatacaaaagaagagaagaatgagATACATTAATCTGCCGAATGAggagcctatttataggcaaatttgGCTAATGAAATGAGGAAGAAAAATAGCCACGTTGAGCTCTTGCAATTTCCACAAAAGCAGCCTAGTCAAAGAAAGTTTGCTGCATATATTCTTTGACTTCATCTAACAGTTTAAACGTTGAAGAAAATGTTGTTACTTGAAACATTATATTTCTCCACTCTCACACTTGTCAATCTTCTTAAGCTCACTAGACTCAATACTTCAAGCTTCTTAAATTTTCTGCCCTTGAAAAGTAATTCTTCGCCTTCATATGCAAACATAACCATCTGTAGGAATACCAGATTGGGCAAATCTTCAAGATGTTGTAATGGATCCTCTCTTAGTCTATTCCACATTAATATTAATACAGTTTGAATACCTCATTCGGGATTGTTTCGATTGGAGCCTCTCTGAGATTCAATACCTTCAGGAGTTTGCACTGGCCCAAAAACTTTTGTAAATCGAGTTCTGATTTTGAATCAGGAGCAAACTCCAACCAAAACAAAGACCGAAGATACTTCACGTCAGGGAATTCTTCTCTCTCTTTGAATCTACCATGAATTGCCATGCGTCGGATCTTATCAGGATACACCATTTCTCCTTTAAAAACATTTTGTtctcttgattttgaaatgatgtATTCTCTTAGAATGTCGTGGATACAAAGCAAACCTGGACTTCCATCATCATATGTATCTGCAACCTGGATTAGACTTCTGTTGAGAAGCTCATTCAGATAGGTCTCTGCCACATCTTCCGTTGTCATTCCTTCTTTTCCCTCCACAAAACCTTCTGCTACCCATAGTTGAATTACTTCCCACTTTGCGAACAAATAATCTTCTGGAAAGATGCTAAAGTACAAGAAACAAGCTTTGAGATAATAGGGCAAGTCATAATAACTTAGAGACCATAATCTATTTATTCTTTTGGGATAGTCTCCCTGTAATTCAACACCAATCGTAAGCTCAAATATTTTCCCCAATCCACCCATGCCCACCACTGAAACGACCATAAGCCCATCACCAGTCGGCTTGAGCCACCCAAAAAGTTGTTTCTTTGGTTCTTCAATGCCCACAACCTCTTCTTCTTCCAATAGAAGAGCATCACCTCGAGTGTCATACGTTTTGCTGCTTGATCCTTGTTGATCATTGAAATCATAAATGTCTTTGAATCTCTGTTGAGTCTTGGCAACATTTTCCATTCTCAACTTTATTTTTTGGAACTCAGACGCAGTTTGGTGGCGGACcataaactttttcaccagGGCACACATCTTGTTGATGTATCGTTTGCATCCATGTGCATCACGCCGTAGGCGGACAAGTTCGAGCAAGTATTTTTCAAGAACATCTTCAGTGTCGTAAGCGATCTCGCACACTTTGTTGACCCATTCTTTGAGTTGAGGATGATCAGTTTCTTATTTTTCATCTGTCCCAATTCATCTCGAACATACACGGCATTGTCTCCGATCCCTCCAACCAATTCTTGCTCCCCTTGGAGGAACAGAGTAAGCTGGTTGACGAGAAAGGATGCTGCACTCTCTGCCATCTTTTATTCTCCTACGCTGAAGTGTCCAATTGAAATTCAGAACCCTGATGAAAATCAAACTAATGAAAaactaaacaacaacaatttataCACAGACAAATTGATATCAGTTACGAGGACCAAAAGCCTATATAAAACTATAAGCCAGCTTACAAGACCAATTTAATTATAAGTTTCCATATTAAACTACAACTAATCTGAAGGCAATcaattgttttgggtttatgaGATGATAGGTATCTGGCTATATGGATGGGATGTACAAGACATGAATAGAAATGCgataaaaacatgataaaataatatgttgttttgtataATTTTGTAAGGTTAttgttattataattatattatcttTTAATTGCCCTTTTCAATTTCTACTCATCCTATATGAATAAAAACACGATGAAATATGGATAACCAAACGATATCTTATAGTATCATCTCATaaacccaaaataattgatttatatttaagtttaaaaataaattttccataTTTCATGAGAAAAAAGAGTTATAATGCTCGtaatcatatattttttaacctttctcattttttttttattcaaaaacctaattcaaaaataaatcaatcagagtaaaatattaattattttttttatttttgggttgTGGAGAAAACCATTTTGTCAAACAGATAAACAAGAAATATTCCAAAAGttgatataattaaaaaaaattataattaaagttTACAGTTTTTTACTTTTGATTTTGtttggtttttaaaaaaaattatgaacacATATTTATTCTATTAACATACCGAAATTTATAAAATCAGGTGACATTCCAGGTAGTATGATTATCTTTCAAATTGAAAATCATCGAATTTTATTGTCTAATCATCAATCTTcgagaaaattaaaaattggatATGCCAATAAAAATATGACCAATATAgccaaaatttaaaagttaaaggATTAATACAGAACTTTAACTagttaaaagaataaaagagaaaaaaaaaaataaaattagagaACGTATACAGAACTTTGACTAGTTAAAGGTCTAAAAGAAAAAACAGGTAAAGTTATAGCACCGAAATggtttttttccctttttttatttattgaaacaTATTGGACTAAAAATGTCACACGTGAATACAAATATGACTAAAATTgacatttttttcctttttataaaatagttgtccaatcacatatttattcttaaaacaacttttaaaatatagtaaattttttcgtaaaaaaaagttttataaaaatattttataaatatttgttCAATAATATTCAGATTCATACAATCAAGAGTACTAGTAGATGACTTACCTGATGTGGTCGTGTCCATGTTGTGTGCATATAGATAGTACTTGGCTTAGATTATCTGTGTCAAAAAAATGAAACTAACGTACAAGTGATATAAGTAAGTTTCTAATCTTCAAGTGTAAGCGAACATATATACTATGAGCGAAAAATTGTAATATTGGTCGTATATGTCTTTTTGCTGGTTTATGTCTATATTAACAATGTTGATCTTAGAAGTTTGGCTAAACTTATAAGCTCTATACAAGCTTACGTGCATCTGCAATCAAATTCATTTCCTCTTGTCCTCTTTATGCTAATTACTATGTCTCTTCTGTTTATGGCAGGTAATGTACTCATTTCTTGATCCGCTCATCAATCTGGGGCTTCCTCGCACGCGAGATTTTCAAGGGGTGACCTCCAATAGCTTTGATGGAAATGGCAACTACAGCCTGGGCTTTCGTGAACAGAGTGTGTTCCCAGAGATAAGTTATGATGTGCTTGGTAAGCCAAGGGGGATGGATGTTTGTATCTCAACCACGGCTGAGACGGATAAAGAAGCATACAGGTTACTGGCTTTAATGGGTATGCCATTTAGAGAAGGTAGCGGGCCATCTACTGAGGTACGAAAGAAGAAGCTCAAGTTTCATCATTTCGACacgaaaacaaaaacaaaacagagAACCAAGAAGTGAACTGAGCTCATGTACCCTTCATTCCATGGCTTTCTCAAGCATTAT comes from Henckelia pumila isolate YLH828 chromosome 4, ASM3356847v2, whole genome shotgun sequence and encodes:
- the LOC140865667 gene encoding uncharacterized protein At5g19025; this translates as MRHHLLNSAIMPPSSSLKKPSSPNPQPQPHHLNSPNCPSLCRHSPSATLDILIFILVIFSGAFLIISYFSYIFQSLSLILPPLPTIISHFRYHLTSNPQSQLVFFALFLLSFVVFVVFFEICCGHRSRKCGKIGCKGLKKAMEFDLQLQGEDLLRMGSGNKAVKDVNELPWKGGTEDNPDYECLRAELRKMAPPNGRAVLFFRAKCGCPVAKLEGWGPKRGRRHKKSLVLTGGGDRR
- the LOC140865379 gene encoding disease resistance protein RPM1-like isoform X1; its protein translation is MEKSQNSGSSSKTYDTRGDALLLEEEEVVGIEEPKKQLFGWLKPTGDGLMVVSVVGMGGLGKIFELTIGVELQGDYPKRINRLWSLSYYDLPYYLKACFLYFSIFPEDYLFAKWEVIQLWVAEGFVEGKEGMTTEDVAETYLNELLNRSLIQVADTYDDGSPGLLCIHDILREYIISKSREQNVFKGEMVYPDKIRRMAIHGRFKEREEFPDVKYLRSLFWLEFAPDSKSELDLQKFLGQCKLLKVLNLREAPIETIPNEMVMFAYEGEELLFKGRKFKKLEVLSLVSLRRLTSVRVEKYNVSSNNIFFNV